The following proteins are co-located in the Bacteroidota bacterium genome:
- a CDS encoding serine/threonine-protein kinase translates to MDPISSDKWKKIEALLDQALDLPAAQRTMFLEEASQDDTALRKILMELWEAGGEADTFLEGNVPADVAQVIQQLSTEDAYGPIPTKGTRFGEYELVEEVGRGGMSVVYKAVRADGQFDHTVALKILKRGMDTDQLVRRFMAERQILAGLQHANIARLLDGGATEDGRPYLIMEFVQGVPITDYCDQAKLNINRRLELFKKVAEAVAFAHRNLIVHRDLKPSNILVTNDGEVKLLDFGIAKVLSEDIDETVLALTMQGGRVMTPEYAAPEQIFGESITTATDVYAMGVLLYELLCGQLPIRFEIRQFPAIEKAMRTHKVSLPSASLRQKSQVDNSTIEDIASARSTTGVMLTQHVEGDLDMIVQMALRKEPERRYPSMAALIDEVDRYQAGLPVKARPDTLGYRMRKFYGRYKAGVLSASLAIILLIASLIGTLMQAQVAREQSRVASEERDIAQREAVKSARITEFLVDVFESTDPDNALGDTLSAYDILERGAQRIEGELGGEPALQSEMMAVFGRMYQRMGAYDKAESWVEQAQTRRAASGSSSGTTTLQDNTLLASVLQDQGRYTEAESLLVDVLGYSYDLTEETVITAYAQAQDRLGTVFSDLGKYDEAKAIYLEALNSLIAVHGEGHLNTAPVYTHMGDVVGLLSEFELAQTYFGQALAIYRDYPDGNVDNLAGVLHSLSEVLRNKGEFEEAEQLGKEGLEIREQLFGKAHPLVVQGMNQVGNVLTEMGKNTEAEAIYLEALDIQRNALGEKHPFTIELLGNLGGNYIRMGDLKQAVVQLKEALVLREEVLGKDHPTIAIALSNLGVALGSLGNYEEAEVIHRRSLVLAKRHFGERHPGVASCASNLANVLYKLERYEEALPYADLAIDIDSEKLDANHRFVAVSMSIKGQILFEMGRIAEGQEFLEEAIAVFAKSSLPEDHHTRVRPQIALGKLHLSQGRLDEAAPLLEASLRIRQKAFETDDWRIGEAEVALGMYHLARGEKARAKSLLSLGRGRLAEGLGEQNRLTREADRYLAQL, encoded by the coding sequence TTGGATCCCATCTCTTCAGATAAGTGGAAAAAAATAGAGGCGTTGCTGGATCAGGCACTCGACCTGCCGGCAGCGCAGCGGACGATGTTTCTGGAGGAAGCGTCGCAGGATGATACTGCGTTGCGAAAAATATTGATGGAACTTTGGGAGGCCGGCGGAGAAGCGGATACTTTTCTTGAAGGCAATGTGCCAGCTGATGTTGCACAGGTTATCCAGCAACTTTCAACAGAAGATGCTTACGGACCGATCCCGACAAAAGGCACGCGCTTTGGTGAATACGAACTCGTGGAAGAAGTTGGTCGTGGCGGTATGAGCGTGGTGTACAAAGCAGTCAGGGCAGATGGTCAGTTTGACCATACCGTGGCGCTCAAAATCCTCAAGCGGGGTATGGATACCGATCAGTTGGTGCGCCGCTTTATGGCTGAGCGTCAGATCCTGGCCGGTTTGCAGCACGCAAACATTGCCCGCTTACTCGATGGAGGTGCTACGGAAGATGGCCGCCCGTATCTGATTATGGAGTTTGTACAGGGTGTGCCCATAACAGACTACTGTGACCAGGCAAAACTGAATATCAACCGCCGGCTGGAGCTTTTTAAAAAAGTAGCAGAAGCTGTAGCATTTGCGCATCGTAATCTGATTGTTCACCGCGACCTTAAACCGTCGAATATTCTCGTGACCAATGACGGTGAAGTGAAGCTCCTTGATTTTGGCATTGCCAAGGTGCTGAGCGAAGATATAGATGAAACGGTGCTTGCGCTTACCATGCAAGGTGGGCGGGTGATGACGCCTGAATACGCTGCGCCCGAGCAGATTTTTGGCGAATCCATAACCACGGCAACGGATGTATACGCCATGGGCGTGTTGCTGTATGAACTGCTATGCGGGCAATTGCCAATCCGCTTCGAAATTCGGCAGTTTCCTGCTATCGAAAAAGCGATGCGTACGCACAAGGTTTCTCTGCCCAGCGCTTCGCTGCGTCAGAAGAGCCAGGTGGATAATTCCACAATAGAAGACATCGCCAGTGCCCGCAGCACCACCGGGGTTATGCTTACGCAGCACGTAGAAGGGGACCTGGACATGATTGTGCAGATGGCCCTTCGTAAAGAGCCGGAGCGTCGCTATCCGTCAATGGCCGCATTGATTGATGAAGTTGATCGATACCAGGCTGGATTACCTGTAAAAGCACGCCCGGATACGCTCGGCTACCGCATGCGCAAGTTTTATGGCCGTTACAAAGCCGGCGTACTTTCTGCAAGCCTCGCTATTATATTGCTGATCGCCAGCTTAATCGGAACCCTCATGCAGGCCCAGGTTGCTCGTGAGCAATCCCGCGTAGCGTCTGAAGAACGTGACATTGCGCAGCGTGAAGCCGTTAAATCGGCTCGTATCACCGAATTTCTGGTTGATGTATTTGAGTCAACCGATCCGGACAATGCCTTGGGTGATACTTTGTCTGCCTATGATATTCTGGAACGGGGTGCGCAACGCATAGAAGGAGAACTTGGCGGAGAGCCGGCGTTGCAGTCGGAAATGATGGCTGTATTTGGCCGCATGTACCAACGCATGGGCGCGTACGACAAAGCCGAAAGTTGGGTTGAGCAAGCCCAGACACGACGTGCGGCCTCTGGGTCAAGCAGTGGCACAACTACCTTGCAGGATAACACCCTCCTTGCATCGGTACTCCAAGATCAGGGTCGCTATACGGAAGCTGAAAGCCTGCTGGTTGATGTGCTAGGGTATTCATATGATCTTACAGAAGAAACTGTGATTACTGCCTATGCGCAAGCGCAAGACAGGCTGGGAACCGTTTTCTCGGACCTGGGGAAATATGATGAGGCCAAGGCCATTTATCTGGAAGCCTTGAATTCGTTGATAGCCGTTCATGGTGAAGGACATTTAAACACAGCTCCGGTCTACACCCATATGGGCGATGTTGTTGGTTTGTTGTCTGAATTTGAATTGGCCCAAACATACTTCGGCCAGGCTTTGGCAATTTATCGCGACTACCCGGACGGGAATGTCGACAACCTCGCTGGCGTTTTGCATTCTCTGTCTGAAGTGTTGCGTAACAAAGGAGAGTTTGAAGAGGCTGAGCAGCTTGGCAAAGAAGGGTTGGAAATCCGGGAGCAATTGTTTGGCAAAGCCCATCCCCTTGTTGTTCAGGGCATGAACCAGGTTGGCAATGTGTTGACCGAAATGGGGAAAAATACAGAGGCCGAAGCCATCTATTTGGAAGCGCTGGATATTCAACGCAATGCCCTTGGTGAAAAACATCCCTTTACCATTGAGTTGCTTGGTAATTTGGGTGGCAACTATATCCGAATGGGCGATTTGAAGCAAGCGGTAGTCCAACTCAAGGAAGCCCTGGTGTTGCGTGAGGAAGTACTGGGTAAAGACCATCCTACCATCGCAATTGCCCTCTCAAATCTTGGTGTTGCCCTTGGTTCACTTGGCAATTATGAAGAGGCAGAAGTAATCCATCGTCGGTCGCTGGTGTTGGCAAAAAGACATTTTGGCGAACGACATCCAGGCGTGGCTTCATGCGCAAGCAACCTGGCCAATGTGTTGTACAAGCTCGAACGTTATGAAGAAGCGCTGCCTTATGCCGATCTGGCTATCGACATTGACAGCGAGAAGCTTGATGCCAATCACCGCTTTGTAGCTGTAAGTATGTCCATCAAAGGGCAGATTCTATTTGAAATGGGACGGATTGCTGAGGGACAGGAGTTTTTGGAAGAAGCCATTGCTGTATTTGCTAAAAGCAGTTTGCCCGAGGATCACCATACACGTGTGCGTCCGCAGATTGCACTGGGGAAGTTGCACTTGTCGCAAGGCCGGCTAGACGAAGCTGCGCCCCTGCTCGAAGCTTCGCTCCGCATACGGCAAAAGGCCTTTGAGACCGATGATTGGCGGATCGGTGAAGCGGAGGTTGCGCTTGGCATGTATCATCTGGCGCGTGGCGAAAAAGCCCGGGCCAAATCGCTGTTGTCTCTTGGCCGTGGCCGCCTGGCTGAGGGCCTTGGTGAACAGAATCGACTTACCCGCGAAGCAGATAGATATCTCGCCCAATTATAA